The Victivallis lenta genome window below encodes:
- a CDS encoding glycosyltransferase family 39 protein, producing the protein MASRGGTAAGIRSGRGFLLMLGVIAGCAFLLRLGVWAELGAVNGGRNSVYAPSVLTDLATYMKLGREMAAGEYTGPFYYQPFYYAVFLPGCYLLSGGSIGFVIFVQSLLGAATSYLAGLASARLFGKTAGCIAAVFTAISTPLLLNTPYHQNETLQTFNLMLLFYLALRACECWNLKRWAAVGAVTGIAILTRGNINFFLPGLLAALIWAGRQHKAGPGRIAAAAGLFAAMVLLVQLPFALHNTRVTGKLSGPSTAADAVLALGNSPEAPAGGRDPELPAGPMEYPEAYGRMMNRAENGVGVPAQMFEWMRREPAAFFELQLRKLLLFWDWREIPNNVSLLGPGGGAESSLILRWLLPGRSLVLLPLGLAGLVLAAVRAYRRRDVRLWLLVYCAAAYWAATALFYILSRFRAPILPLVAVAAGGFASWFLRRWRRSPERRRQLLLCGGGGLVAAFWLVSSGYEFYRNNLEAALARFCRPDGTVVAFGGTPYRLDYGPMTFGGWSEIEMRRGQKLAKRFPDFDKPGEAEWTLLADSAGRLRFRVNGRTVTRAVEHPGLVKLRFPVMPESGLFLLEIVDFPGKCSLLFDRQRNYGRSELDGAPLDGEWLFRLYDSPDPVK; encoded by the coding sequence ATGGCGTCAAGAGGGGGTACCGCAGCCGGAATCCGTTCCGGCCGCGGTTTTTTGCTGATGCTCGGCGTCATCGCCGGCTGTGCGTTCCTGCTCCGTCTCGGCGTCTGGGCCGAGCTCGGCGCCGTCAACGGCGGGCGAAACAGCGTCTATGCCCCTTCGGTGCTGACCGACCTTGCCACGTATATGAAGCTCGGGCGCGAAATGGCGGCCGGCGAATATACGGGGCCCTTTTATTATCAGCCGTTCTATTATGCGGTCTTCCTGCCGGGCTGCTATCTGCTCTCCGGCGGTTCGATCGGTTTCGTGATCTTCGTGCAGTCGCTGCTCGGGGCGGCGACAAGCTATCTCGCCGGGCTGGCCTCCGCCCGGCTGTTCGGCAAAACCGCCGGCTGCATCGCCGCCGTGTTCACGGCGATTTCGACGCCGCTGCTGCTCAATACGCCGTACCACCAGAACGAGACGCTCCAGACCTTCAACCTCATGCTTCTCTTCTACCTGGCGCTGCGGGCCTGCGAATGCTGGAATCTCAAGCGCTGGGCGGCGGTCGGAGCCGTGACCGGAATCGCGATCCTGACCCGCGGCAACATCAATTTCTTCCTGCCCGGGCTGCTGGCGGCGCTGATCTGGGCCGGGCGGCAGCACAAAGCAGGTCCGGGCCGAATCGCGGCGGCGGCCGGGCTTTTCGCGGCAATGGTGCTTCTGGTCCAGCTGCCTTTCGCTCTCCACAACACCCGCGTGACCGGAAAACTCTCCGGCCCGTCGACCGCGGCCGACGCCGTGCTCGCGCTCGGGAATTCGCCGGAAGCGCCGGCCGGCGGCCGCGATCCGGAACTTCCGGCCGGGCCGATGGAGTACCCCGAAGCGTACGGCCGCATGATGAACCGCGCCGAAAACGGCGTCGGCGTACCGGCCCAGATGTTCGAGTGGATGCGCCGCGAGCCCGCCGCGTTCTTCGAGCTGCAGCTGCGCAAGCTCCTGCTCTTCTGGGACTGGCGGGAAATTCCGAACAACGTTTCGCTTCTCGGTCCCGGCGGCGGCGCCGAGTCGAGCCTGATCCTGCGCTGGCTGCTGCCGGGGCGCAGCCTCGTGCTGCTGCCGCTCGGCCTGGCCGGGCTCGTGCTGGCGGCCGTCAGGGCGTACCGGCGGCGCGACGTCCGGCTCTGGCTGCTCGTCTACTGCGCGGCGGCCTACTGGGCGGCGACCGCACTCTTCTACATTCTCTCGCGCTTCCGGGCGCCGATCCTTCCGCTTGTCGCCGTTGCGGCGGGCGGCTTCGCGTCCTGGTTCCTGCGGCGCTGGCGGAGATCCCCGGAACGGCGTCGGCAGCTGCTGCTCTGCGGCGGCGGCGGGCTGGTCGCCGCCTTCTGGCTCGTCAGCTCCGGCTACGAGTTCTACCGGAACAACCTCGAGGCGGCGCTGGCGCGCTTCTGCCGGCCGGACGGAACCGTCGTCGCCTTCGGCGGCACACCCTACCGGCTCGATTACGGCCCGATGACCTTCGGCGGCTGGAGCGAAATCGAAATGCGCCGCGGGCAGAAGCTCGCCAAGCGCTTTCCGGACTTCGACAAGCCCGGCGAAGCGGAATGGACGCTGCTGGCCGACAGCGCCGGCCGGCTTCGTTTCCGGGTCAACGGCCGCACGGTGACGCGCGCGGTGGAACATCCGGGGCTCGTGAAGCTCCGCTTCCCCGTCATGCCGGAAAGCGGCCTTTTCCTGCTGGAAATCGTCGATTTTCCCGGCAAATGCTCGCTGCTCTTCGACCGCCAGCGCAACTACGGCCGTTCGGAACTCGACGGCGCGCCGCTCGACGGCGAGTGGCTGTTCCGGCTGTACGACTCCCCCGATCCGGTGAAGTAA
- a CDS encoding glycoside hydrolase family 5 protein gives MTMKKTVLLLLLTASACLSAAYRNTELLWEADFRSAGALKRWTDSSAAQYLPAGGPDGSPAVAFVLPKRGTRWMSIGLDPAKLRGLIQLEAVVRGKELTRGPQPYFGSKVMLAISAGGKTRHPEPLRRYGTYGWTKVCIVENIPDNADKVTLSLGIQNASGTFEVAGVRIFRCVETDDPSEGKPAVNAEAQAIPRGPGKGAKFRGFMSGGDLSPEAVGTLAEWNVNLIRYQMNPGLNVKPKADISTPEKYLAWIDSEIKRLDELMPLFREHGIKVAIDLHTGPGTGISQVASNILGAGTSLDTLDAAWRKLASHYRGNPQIYGYDLLNEPVAENYVRGVENPWLAISERLVGVIREVDPDTPIITEPDFANTRPLADRNVIYSPHFYSPHAYTHQGVLGQVRWSYPGVIDGVYWDKEQLRVSMKEVIEFQKKHGVPIFVGEFSVINWAKGGDRYLADMIELFEEYGWDWAYHAFREWDAWSIEHEGKAFRSVVPSPDNPRKRVLLEALKKNTR, from the coding sequence CCTGCTGACCGCTTCGGCCTGCCTGTCCGCCGCCTACCGGAATACGGAACTTCTGTGGGAGGCCGATTTCCGTTCGGCCGGCGCATTGAAACGGTGGACCGACAGCTCCGCCGCGCAATATCTTCCGGCAGGCGGGCCGGACGGCTCCCCCGCCGTGGCCTTCGTCCTGCCGAAGCGGGGGACGCGCTGGATGTCGATCGGACTCGACCCGGCGAAGCTGCGCGGCCTCATCCAGCTTGAAGCCGTCGTCCGCGGCAAAGAACTCACGCGCGGACCGCAGCCGTATTTCGGCAGCAAGGTCATGCTCGCGATCTCGGCGGGCGGAAAAACGCGTCATCCGGAGCCGCTGCGGCGTTACGGCACCTACGGCTGGACGAAGGTCTGCATCGTCGAAAACATCCCGGACAACGCGGATAAGGTCACGCTGTCGCTCGGCATCCAGAACGCCTCCGGAACCTTCGAGGTTGCGGGCGTCAGAATCTTCCGCTGCGTCGAAACCGACGATCCGTCGGAGGGGAAGCCCGCCGTGAATGCCGAGGCGCAGGCGATTCCGCGCGGCCCCGGCAAAGGCGCGAAGTTCCGCGGCTTCATGTCCGGCGGCGACCTGTCGCCCGAAGCGGTCGGGACGCTCGCGGAATGGAACGTCAACCTGATCCGCTACCAGATGAATCCGGGCCTCAACGTGAAACCGAAGGCGGACATCTCGACACCGGAGAAATACCTCGCCTGGATCGATTCCGAAATCAAGCGGCTCGACGAACTTATGCCGCTCTTCAGAGAGCACGGCATCAAAGTCGCCATCGACCTGCACACCGGCCCCGGCACCGGGATCAGTCAGGTGGCCAGCAACATCCTCGGCGCCGGGACCAGCCTCGACACCCTCGACGCGGCGTGGCGGAAACTTGCGTCGCACTACCGCGGCAACCCGCAGATCTACGGCTACGACCTGCTGAACGAGCCGGTTGCGGAGAACTACGTCAGAGGCGTCGAAAACCCGTGGCTCGCGATCTCGGAGCGGCTGGTCGGAGTCATCCGGGAGGTCGATCCCGACACGCCGATCATCACCGAGCCGGATTTTGCGAACACCCGGCCGCTCGCGGACCGCAACGTCATTTACAGCCCGCATTTCTACAGCCCGCACGCCTATACCCATCAGGGGGTGCTCGGTCAGGTCCGCTGGTCGTATCCCGGCGTGATCGACGGCGTCTACTGGGACAAGGAGCAGCTGCGGGTCAGCATGAAGGAGGTCATCGAGTTCCAGAAGAAGCACGGCGTCCCGATCTTCGTCGGGGAATTCAGCGTGATCAACTGGGCGAAAGGCGGCGACCGCTATCTCGCGGACATGATCGAGCTCTTCGAGGAGTACGGCTGGGACTGGGCCTACCACGCGTTCCGGGAATGGGACGCATGGAGCATCGAACACGAGGGGAAGGCGTTCCGCAGCGTCGTCCCCTCCCCGGACAACCCGCGCAAGCGCGTGCTGCTCGAAGCGCTGAAGAAGAACACAAGGTGA
- the frr gene encoding ribosome recycling factor: MQLDPANLLDELEEHMMKTEEALVNSFHTIRTGKASPSLVENIMVEYYGTPTRLKELAGINAPEPRLLVIQPWDKSALSAVEKAILASNIGITPMNDGTHIKLPIPELSQDRRATLAKQAKGFVEEAKVALRNIRRDGNEAAKKAQKDGVFTEDELKKILDDIQKLTDRYIATLDKELAAKEKELMTV, encoded by the coding sequence ATGCAATTGGATCCGGCCAATCTTCTTGACGAACTCGAAGAGCACATGATGAAGACCGAAGAGGCCCTCGTCAACAGCTTTCACACCATCCGCACCGGGAAAGCCTCTCCGTCGCTGGTCGAAAACATCATGGTCGAGTATTACGGCACCCCGACCCGCCTGAAGGAGCTCGCCGGCATCAACGCGCCGGAACCGCGGCTGCTCGTGATCCAGCCGTGGGACAAAAGCGCGCTCTCCGCGGTCGAAAAAGCGATTCTCGCCTCGAACATCGGCATCACCCCGATGAACGACGGCACTCATATCAAACTGCCGATTCCGGAACTCAGCCAGGACCGCCGCGCGACGCTGGCCAAGCAGGCGAAAGGGTTCGTCGAGGAAGCGAAGGTCGCGCTCCGCAACATCCGGCGCGACGGCAACGAAGCAGCCAAAAAAGCACAGAAAGACGGCGTGTTCACCGAGGATGAGCTCAAGAAGATCCTCGACGACATCCAGAAGCTGACCGACCGCTACATCGCCACGCTCGACAAGGAACTTGCCGCGAAGGAAAAGGAGCTCATGACCGTCTGA